A genomic window from Methanobrevibacter sp. TLL-48-HuF1 includes:
- a CDS encoding zinc ribbon domain-containing protein produces the protein MVLRRCPKCHSTCDDQYGFCIKCGYEFPKIAENENACPYCGFANPDEATFCVKCGTPLIFKNQLNGINTTLNPIVIKKEISKSAREQKEYKPTSKIIIILGYIFSLLGGIIGVILALYLATRKDPVAKKHGYIQLTILVLYGILILTLYLTGNLDLTTFNNATQMLSGNLTGINP, from the coding sequence ATGGTTTTAAGAAGATGTCCAAAATGTCACTCAACATGTGATGACCAATACGGATTTTGTATCAAATGCGGATATGAATTCCCAAAAATAGCAGAAAATGAAAATGCTTGTCCTTACTGTGGATTTGCAAATCCTGATGAAGCTACATTTTGTGTTAAATGTGGTACTCCACTAATTTTCAAAAACCAGTTAAACGGAATTAACACAACATTAAATCCGATAGTTATTAAAAAAGAAATCAGCAAATCCGCCAGAGAACAAAAAGAATATAAACCTACCAGTAAAATAATCATTATTCTCGGTTATATCTTTTCTTTACTTGGGGGAATAATTGGAGTAATATTAGCTCTTTATCTTGCAACAAGAAAAGATCCGGTAGCTAAAAAACATGGATATATTCAATTAACTATTTTAGTATTATATGGAATTTTAATATTGACATTATACCTAACCGGAAATCTTGATTTAACCACTTTTAATAATGCTACACAAATGTTAAGTGGTAATTTAACCGGCATTAATCCATAA
- a CDS encoding calcium-translocating P-type ATPase, PMCA-type, producing MEEFLKKYHTSKEGLNSSEVTKRQNQNGLNELKEKKKKSPVMLFLEQFIDVLIALLIVAAIAAYFVGDVIDSCVILIAVLLNTIIGFIQEYRSEKAIEMLKSVTTSHAVVRREGQVQKIDAKELTIGDIVILEEGDKIPADLVLIETNRLKVDESNLTGESVPVEKSPKEEAYMDSNVTLGNGAGIVTAIGMDTSIGKIAEVIQEEKGATPLQKKMDKLGKTLSVIAIIVCVFIFIFELFRGIPIVETFLTAVSLAVAAIPEGLPAVLTLTLALGMQQLTKSNAIVRRLLSVETLGSCTVICSDKTGTLTENKMAVRDVFFYNKSKSLEINALCNNSTIRDGKTIGDPTDGAVLKYSQENNYFKEDLEEKYPRVNEIPLDSSRKMMTTIHENGEKYLVLSKGAPEIIIDKCKHIDNNGSIEILDDPVKETLTEKINEMSDKALRVLGIAYKNTADIENNAENDLIFTGLVGIIDPPKENVDKSIAACKKAGIKVRMITGDHLKTASAIAREIGILTDGKVIDGETLDKLSDEEYFEIVDDIQVYARVKPEQKMRIVETLKQKGEIVSMTGDGVNDAPALKNASIGVAMGSGTDVAKESGDMIIQDDNFETIVTAIREGRKIYDNIKRFVKFQVSTNVGAILTIVGTSIFMLPVPFNPVQLLWINIVMDGPPAQTLGMEGSERNIMTRQPETGDILNKKVLIKIFIAGLVMAIGSIALFSYKLAIGASQKQAMTVAFTLFVMYQLFNAYNSKSNSDKKSTYLYLAIIACFILQILIVYIPELQLIFRTTSIGITDWILIFIIAATILVSNKIANKIVVE from the coding sequence ATGGAAGAATTTTTAAAAAAATACCATACTTCAAAAGAAGGGCTGAATTCTAGTGAAGTAACAAAACGCCAAAATCAGAATGGTCTTAATGAATTAAAAGAAAAAAAGAAAAAAAGTCCAGTTATGCTCTTTTTAGAACAGTTCATTGATGTTTTAATAGCTCTACTTATTGTTGCGGCTATTGCGGCATATTTTGTTGGAGATGTTATTGATTCATGCGTAATTTTAATAGCTGTACTCTTAAATACAATAATCGGATTCATACAGGAATACCGTTCAGAAAAAGCAATTGAAATGCTTAAAAGTGTTACAACATCCCATGCAGTTGTTAGAAGAGAGGGACAAGTGCAAAAAATTGATGCAAAAGAACTGACTATTGGAGACATTGTAATTCTTGAAGAAGGAGATAAGATTCCCGCAGATTTAGTGCTGATTGAAACCAACAGACTGAAAGTTGACGAATCAAATTTGACCGGAGAATCTGTACCTGTTGAAAAATCTCCAAAAGAAGAAGCATATATGGATTCAAATGTAACTTTAGGAAACGGAGCGGGAATTGTAACTGCCATAGGTATGGATACATCAATAGGAAAAATAGCTGAAGTAATTCAGGAAGAAAAAGGAGCAACTCCCCTTCAAAAGAAAATGGACAAACTCGGAAAAACACTTTCAGTAATAGCTATTATTGTTTGTGTATTTATATTCATTTTTGAATTATTCAGAGGAATCCCTATTGTTGAAACATTTTTAACAGCAGTTTCACTTGCAGTAGCTGCCATACCTGAAGGTTTGCCTGCAGTTTTAACATTAACTTTAGCTTTAGGAATGCAGCAGTTAACCAAATCCAATGCAATTGTTCGCAGACTGCTTTCAGTAGAAACTTTAGGTTCATGTACAGTTATCTGCAGTGATAAAACAGGAACTTTAACTGAAAATAAAATGGCTGTTAGAGATGTATTTTTTTACAATAAAAGCAAATCTTTAGAAATCAATGCACTGTGTAACAATTCCACAATTAGAGATGGTAAAACTATTGGAGATCCTACAGACGGTGCTGTTTTAAAATACAGTCAGGAAAATAATTATTTTAAAGAGGATTTAGAGGAAAAATATCCCAGAGTTAATGAAATTCCATTAGACAGTAGTCGTAAAATGATGACTACCATACATGAAAATGGTGAAAAGTATTTGGTTCTCTCTAAAGGTGCACCAGAAATTATTATTGATAAATGTAAACACATAGATAACAATGGAAGTATTGAAATTCTTGATGATCCAGTAAAGGAAACACTAACTGAAAAAATAAATGAAATGAGTGATAAAGCTCTGAGAGTTTTAGGAATTGCATATAAAAATACAGCAGATATTGAAAATAATGCAGAAAATGATTTGATATTTACAGGACTTGTTGGAATAATTGATCCTCCAAAAGAAAATGTTGATAAATCAATAGCTGCATGTAAAAAAGCCGGAATTAAAGTAAGAATGATAACAGGAGACCATCTAAAAACAGCCTCAGCTATTGCCCGCGAAATTGGAATCCTGACAGACGGAAAAGTAATTGACGGTGAAACTCTGGATAAATTAAGTGATGAAGAGTACTTTGAGATAGTAGACGACATACAAGTTTATGCAAGAGTAAAACCAGAACAGAAAATGAGAATTGTTGAAACTTTAAAACAAAAAGGCGAAATTGTTTCAATGACTGGAGATGGTGTAAATGATGCTCCTGCACTTAAAAACGCATCTATAGGAGTTGCTATGGGATCAGGTACTGATGTTGCAAAAGAATCCGGAGATATGATTATTCAGGACGACAACTTTGAAACAATAGTAACTGCCATTCGTGAAGGACGTAAAATATACGACAATATTAAAAGATTTGTCAAATTTCAGGTATCAACAAATGTAGGAGCTATTTTAACAATTGTCGGAACAAGTATTTTCATGCTTCCTGTACCATTTAACCCTGTACAACTGCTCTGGATTAACATTGTAATGGATGGACCTCCTGCCCAAACTTTAGGAATGGAAGGCAGCGAAAGAAATATTATGACAAGACAGCCTGAAACAGGAGATATTCTGAATAAAAAGGTATTGATAAAAATATTTATTGCAGGTCTTGTAATGGCAATAGGTTCAATAGCACTGTTCAGCTACAAATTGGCAATTGGCGCAAGTCAAAAGCAGGCAATGACTGTAGCATTTACTTTATTTGTAATGTATCAGTTATTTAATGCATATAATTCAAAATCCAATTCAGATAAAAAAAGCACTTATCTTTATTTGGCTATTATAGCTTGTTTCATATTACAGATATTAATTGTATACATACCTGAACTGCAACTGATATTCAGAACAACCAGCATTGGAATTACAGACTGGATACTGATATTCATAATCGCAGCTACAATATTAGTGTCCAACAAAATAGCAAACAAAATTGTGGTAGAATGA
- the rimI gene encoding ribosomal protein S18-alanine N-acetyltransferase translates to MIIREFVPNDLKRVCEIEKMSFDESYELSMFKQLHDIGAGFLVAEDEGYVVGYVLFWIKYENEGHIISLAVDKDYQRKKAGTKLLSKAITVLSLFKINKILLEVNENNHGAIEFYKKFNFEVDRKVPHYYNNGDGAMVMYLPIMD, encoded by the coding sequence ATGATAATTAGAGAATTTGTTCCGAATGATTTAAAACGTGTTTGTGAAATAGAAAAGATGTCTTTTGACGAGTCTTATGAACTTAGCATGTTTAAACAGTTGCATGATATTGGTGCAGGTTTTTTGGTAGCTGAAGATGAAGGTTATGTTGTAGGTTATGTCTTATTTTGGATTAAATATGAAAATGAAGGCCATATCATCTCTTTAGCTGTTGATAAGGATTATCAAAGAAAAAAAGCAGGAACAAAGTTATTATCAAAAGCTATAACTGTTTTATCATTATTTAAAATAAATAAAATACTTTTGGAAGTAAATGAGAATAATCATGGAGCTATTGAATTTTATAAAAAATTTAATTTTGAAGTAGATAGGAAAGTTCCCCATTATTACAATAATGGTGATGGAGCTATGGTAATGTATCTGCCAATTATGGATTAA
- the cobK gene encoding precorrin-6A reductase, whose protein sequence is MKKLNILLIGGTKDASNITKHIKEKYDSYILTTTTTEYGSKLAIESGSDDTIAKPLLKDEFITLIETNEFNLLIDATHPYASHITQTTVSLSKLFNITYIRFERPPSNLDNVDTSRVHEVTSLDEAGKLIASDFTSGNVLHLAGANTMEAILKYVPVNRFYARILKVPKSLEKCKLLNVPEEHIIEMKGTSSLEENLKIIEETQASVIITKESGDIGGVINKINAANLKDIGVIMLKRPKIKDLNKKDIVSNLDELDEKINNYF, encoded by the coding sequence ATGAAAAAACTAAACATCCTCCTTATTGGAGGAACAAAAGACGCAAGTAACATAACCAAACACATAAAAGAAAAATATGATTCATATATTCTGACTACAACAACTACAGAGTATGGATCAAAATTAGCTATTGAGTCCGGAAGTGATGACACAATAGCTAAACCACTTTTAAAAGATGAATTCATAACACTTATTGAAACTAATGAATTCAATCTTTTAATTGATGCAACTCATCCTTACGCATCACATATCACCCAAACTACTGTTAGCCTATCCAAATTATTTAACATAACATATATTCGCTTTGAAAGACCTCCATCAAACCTTGATAATGTTGACACATCAAGAGTTCATGAAGTAACTTCCCTTGATGAAGCTGGAAAATTAATAGCTAGTGATTTTACTTCCGGAAATGTACTGCATCTTGCAGGAGCAAATACTATGGAAGCTATTTTAAAATATGTTCCGGTAAACAGATTTTATGCAAGAATTTTAAAAGTTCCCAAATCTCTGGAAAAATGCAAATTGCTGAATGTTCCTGAAGAACATATCATAGAAATGAAAGGTACCTCCAGCTTAGAAGAAAACCTAAAAATAATTGAAGAAACACAAGCAAGTGTTATAATAACAAAAGAGAGTGGTGATATTGGAGGAGTAATCAATAAAATCAATGCTGCTAATTTAAAAGATATAGGTGTCATCATGTTAAAACGTCCAAAAATCAAAGATTTAAATAAGAAAGACATTGTTTCTAATTTAGATGAATTGGACGAAAAAATAAATAACTATTTTTAA
- a CDS encoding UPF0146 family protein: protein MWNDFAEFILTQATENPTKIVEIAVGKFDGVYQYLKRNENIEIIKTDISPDDDEVIKDDITNPNLELYKNADIIYSIRPPSELQPHIEKLSQKVKGTFIIKPLCNEDLNIRSKKARLKNYKKASFYIL, encoded by the coding sequence ATGTGGAATGATTTCGCAGAGTTCATTTTAACACAGGCAACTGAAAATCCGACAAAGATAGTGGAAATAGCTGTTGGAAAATTTGACGGAGTATACCAGTATTTAAAGAGAAATGAAAATATAGAAATTATCAAAACTGATATTTCACCAGATGATGATGAAGTAATAAAAGATGATATTACAAATCCTAATTTAGAGTTATATAAAAATGCTGATATTATCTACTCTATTCGCCCTCCAAGCGAATTACAGCCACATATAGAAAAATTATCTCAAAAAGTAAAGGGAACTTTCATTATAAAACCATTATGTAATGAAGATTTAAATATACGTTCCAAAAAAGCAAGATTAAAAAATTATAAAAAAGCAAGTTTTTACATATTATAG